A DNA window from Desulfonatronum sp. SC1 contains the following coding sequences:
- a CDS encoding S9 family peptidase — protein sequence MQTLRCRMVKAFICLLMAAVFQAWAGTAAAFDQSLEVSDMHATAFSYFFQDEDMDFHFGNLVLGSAVNGGVEIGEAFYAASHIEDGDAASWQREWSELAGRVQARGEKSLAAGHTVSARDQLLRAAYYYRISLISMLPDNPAFQEQGNKLRELFQKAGALFDPPVEYFEVPFEGSVLPGYFWKAASGPEPTKTLLMIGGGETFAEDLFYYIAPQAHARGYNFATVDLPGQGMLPLQGMVFRTDTNVAMKAVVDYLVARPDVDPGRLAAYGFSGGGLFVPQAAMHDARIKAIAMNSAVVDAHALFATMPAALDTPEQQAAWSSFHDGVVRSICWRYGVPMDQPEKLIDANKGNTFDPARIAIPALIMVGEGEYKSQEVQRQQKIALDNFSNPATKMVITPADEGASNHCVMENRSLIGHVLFDWLDEVFTQQ from the coding sequence ATGCAAACCTTGAGATGCCGTATGGTCAAGGCTTTCATCTGTCTTCTGATGGCAGCCGTTTTTCAGGCGTGGGCCGGAACAGCCGCCGCATTTGATCAGTCGCTTGAGGTCTCGGACATGCACGCCACGGCCTTCAGCTACTTTTTCCAGGACGAGGATATGGATTTCCACTTCGGCAACCTGGTTCTGGGGTCGGCGGTCAACGGGGGCGTGGAAATAGGGGAGGCCTTTTACGCGGCCTCGCATATTGAGGACGGCGACGCCGCGAGCTGGCAGCGGGAATGGTCCGAACTGGCCGGTCGGGTCCAGGCCCGTGGGGAGAAGTCCCTGGCCGCGGGGCATACTGTCAGCGCCAGGGATCAGCTCCTGCGGGCCGCATATTACTATCGCATCTCCCTGATTTCCATGCTGCCGGACAATCCGGCCTTTCAGGAGCAGGGGAACAAGCTGCGGGAGCTGTTCCAGAAGGCCGGGGCTCTTTTTGATCCGCCGGTGGAATATTTCGAGGTTCCCTTCGAAGGCTCCGTGCTCCCCGGGTATTTTTGGAAAGCCGCGTCCGGCCCCGAACCAACCAAAACCCTGCTGATGATTGGCGGAGGCGAGACCTTTGCCGAAGATCTTTTCTACTACATCGCCCCCCAGGCCCATGCCCGGGGCTACAACTTCGCCACCGTGGACCTGCCCGGCCAGGGCATGCTTCCGCTACAGGGCATGGTCTTCCGCACGGACACCAACGTGGCCATGAAGGCCGTGGTGGATTATCTCGTCGCTAGGCCGGACGTCGATCCCGGTCGGCTGGCCGCCTATGGCTTCAGCGGCGGCGGGCTGTTCGTGCCTCAGGCGGCCATGCACGATGCGCGCATCAAGGCCATTGCCATGAACTCCGCGGTTGTGGACGCCCACGCCCTGTTCGCCACCATGCCCGCGGCCCTGGACACGCCGGAGCAGCAAGCAGCCTGGTCCTCGTTCCATGACGGCGTGGTCAGGTCCATCTGCTGGCGCTACGGCGTGCCCATGGACCAGCCGGAGAAATTGATCGACGCCAACAAGGGCAACACCTTCGACCCGGCCAGGATTGCCATTCCGGCGCTGATCATGGTCGGCGAGGGCGAGTACAAGAGCCAGGAAGTGCAGCGGCAACAGAAGATCGCCCTGGACAATTTTTCCAACCCCGCCACAAAGATGGTCATCACGCCAGCCGACGAGGGGGCGAGCAACCATTGCGTCATGGAAAACCGAAGCCTCATCGGCCATGTGCTCTTCGACTGGCTGGATGAGGTCTTTACCCAGCAGTAG
- a CDS encoding amidohydrolase family protein, whose translation MKHPMRSHAKVRLTLSALVPGNSSLFDELPLSSPHTESHAMTLADVPGTESAELIIDNVRLMGDREGLASVAVSGGVITAVRLPGETQALADERTVVLDGRGNLLLPGFCDSHVHLLVGAERLDGCDLEGATTLDEVAAQLRDFIRTHPHRQLYHAYGLAYTTPPILPPAEARTSLDAIEADRPVLIYAHDLHTGWANTKAI comes from the coding sequence ATGAAGCATCCGATGCGGTCTCACGCCAAGGTTCGACTTACGTTAAGCGCTCTTGTTCCGGGAAATTCCAGCCTGTTCGACGAACTGCCCCTGTCTTCGCCCCACACCGAATCCCATGCCATGACTTTGGCCGATGTTCCCGGCACCGAATCCGCTGAACTGATCATCGACAATGTACGCCTGATGGGCGATCGGGAAGGTTTGGCCTCCGTCGCGGTTTCCGGCGGGGTGATCACGGCTGTGCGTTTACCGGGCGAGACCCAGGCGCTTGCCGACGAGCGGACGGTGGTGCTCGATGGGCGAGGGAACCTCTTGTTGCCGGGGTTTTGCGACAGCCATGTGCATCTGCTCGTGGGTGCCGAGCGGTTGGATGGCTGCGACCTGGAAGGCGCGACCACGTTGGACGAGGTTGCCGCGCAGCTACGAGACTTTATCCGCACGCATCCCCATCGGCAACTGTACCACGCCTATGGCCTGGCCTACACCACCCCGCCGATCCTACCGCCCGCCGAAGCCAGAACATCTCTCGACGCCATCGAAGCGGATCGACCCGTGCTTATTTACGCCCACGATCTGCACACCGGATGGGCGAACACCAAAGCAATTTAG
- a CDS encoding GNAT family N-acetyltransferase, producing the protein MSDTLQDVSPPALVNGIEKNLFDFLPLFGLLPQAEVHDGPDLLWSLTNVPFPICNSILRANLAPEAVDGAIEAAMTRCKARNVPMLWWTGPATRPADLGVFLEAHGFQRQEDVPGMAMDLRLLQSDIPVPPGFTLEKVNNVEALNQWRHPFAVGFGMPGFAVQALMDLFERISFQEQLPLHHYLGRLHGEPVAAGSVYLGAGVAGVYNVVTVPQARRQGIGTLITLALLRDALTAGYRVGILHTSKMGLNVYRQLGFQEYCTMSQYLWSPEPQIDANI; encoded by the coding sequence ATGAGCGACACTTTGCAAGACGTATCCCCACCTGCCCTCGTGAACGGCATCGAGAAGAACCTGTTTGACTTTCTGCCGCTGTTCGGCCTGTTGCCCCAGGCTGAAGTGCATGATGGCCCCGACCTGCTCTGGTCGTTGACCAATGTCCCTTTTCCGATATGCAACAGCATCCTCCGTGCGAATCTGGCTCCCGAAGCCGTGGACGGCGCTATTGAAGCAGCCATGACCCGCTGCAAGGCCAGGAACGTGCCCATGCTGTGGTGGACCGGGCCGGCCACGCGACCCGCTGATCTAGGGGTGTTTCTGGAAGCCCATGGTTTCCAGCGCCAGGAGGACGTGCCCGGCATGGCGATGGACTTGCGGCTCCTGCAATCGGACATTCCGGTCCCGCCCGGCTTTACTCTTGAGAAAGTCAACAATGTTGAAGCACTGAACCAGTGGCGTCACCCGTTTGCCGTGGGCTTTGGCATGCCCGGTTTCGCGGTGCAAGCCCTGATGGATCTCTTCGAGCGGATCAGTTTTCAAGAACAACTGCCGCTCCACCACTATCTCGGTCGGCTGCATGGCGAACCCGTTGCCGCGGGTTCGGTGTATTTGGGGGCAGGCGTGGCCGGCGTATACAATGTCGTCACTGTCCCGCAAGCGCGACGGCAAGGCATTGGCACGCTGATCACCCTGGCCCTCTTGCGCGACGCCCTGACCGCGGGATACCGGGTCGGAATTCTGCATACGTCCAAGATGGGGCTCAATGTGTATCGGCAACTGGGATTCCAGGAATACTGCACCATGAGTCAATATCTGTGGTCGCCTGAGCCTCAGATTGACGCGAACATATGA
- a CDS encoding alpha/beta hydrolase codes for MRFLFLLLLCAVMCSCTSDVFHLHQTETMSPQALRFLKQNTPPVFDSPLTSATVAPIREEQRAASDAEREHLRKTLLSSMQWETIGGVPVVVLVPKRISGESQGKAAMYVHGGGFALGNPDDAYSMRLADLLRLPVYAVQYRLAPEHPFPAALDDCLAVYAKLMESHGPKNVVVFGGSAGGNLALAMLLKAKAEGLPMPAALGLSSPASDLTRTGDSYFSNHGRDPVLQWDRLMEYFALAYAQGNNPRDPLLSPVYADYWPGFPRTLITTGTRDLFLSNCVRLSRVMRRAGVDVELRVWEGMFHGFELIPDLPESEEAREEMAAFLLGAWP; via the coding sequence ATGCGTTTTCTTTTCTTGCTACTGTTGTGCGCGGTGATGTGCTCCTGCACCTCGGATGTGTTTCATCTGCACCAGACAGAAACCATGAGTCCGCAAGCCCTGCGGTTTTTGAAGCAGAACACGCCTCCTGTTTTCGACAGCCCGCTTACTTCGGCCACGGTTGCCCCGATCCGGGAGGAACAACGGGCCGCAAGTGATGCGGAACGAGAGCATTTGCGCAAGACGCTTCTTTCTTCCATGCAGTGGGAAACGATTGGCGGTGTACCCGTCGTCGTGCTGGTTCCCAAGCGGATATCCGGGGAAAGCCAGGGCAAAGCGGCCATGTACGTGCATGGCGGCGGCTTTGCCCTGGGCAATCCCGACGATGCCTACTCCATGCGCCTGGCCGACCTTTTGCGGCTTCCCGTGTATGCGGTCCAATACCGTCTGGCCCCGGAGCACCCCTTTCCCGCGGCCCTGGATGACTGTCTGGCCGTTTACGCGAAGCTGATGGAGTCGCATGGCCCGAAAAATGTGGTCGTGTTTGGGGGCTCGGCCGGCGGCAACCTGGCCCTGGCCATGCTGCTCAAGGCGAAAGCCGAGGGGCTGCCCATGCCCGCGGCCCTGGGCCTCTCCTCTCCGGCTTCGGACCTGACCCGTACCGGCGACAGCTATTTTTCCAACCATGGCCGGGATCCCGTGTTGCAATGGGATCGTCTCATGGAATACTTTGCCCTGGCCTACGCCCAGGGCAATAATCCCAGGGATCCGCTGCTTTCGCCCGTGTATGCCGACTATTGGCCCGGCTTCCCGCGGACCCTGATCACGACCGGAACCCGCGACCTCTTTTTGAGCAACTGCGTCAGACTCAGCCGGGTCATGCGGCGAGCCGGGGTGGATGTGGAGCTTCGGGTCTGGGAAGGCATGTTTCATGGCTTTGAACTGATCCCGGACCTGCCTGAAAGCGAGGAAGCCCGCGAGGAAATGGCGGCGTTTTTGCTGGGTGCGTGGCCGTGA
- a CDS encoding amidohydrolase family protein codes for MPPFPPLLSALDMEANIEFGPDGLPGGEFREPETYFLVECPLWARYPVPVPRKLEFLARSMQDLQAMGLTALHTMGLGLPEEDLETLILLLELEQTGQLGIRVSGSMSVIPDEHMHGDLERAVQVRDLLADGRQGRKTYAQVHAALLELLDAASAPRGVHRTSAHLKDVFEHVVHGLHQRLQRAHYREHEKHHERLGNDPSRTGFMAPDGMIAWNTVKLFMDGVVEKDTSFRFDTPACAGIPAYSPERLTAVLEYADRAGMQVAAHCIGNASVARFLDAVEVVRARHANLDAKRGHRIRHRIEHIETCRARDIPRFTRLGVVASMQPLHEREPVRLWHQKVPEHEWATAFPWKLILESGGMLTFGSDWPIVSCNALESIAHATTRQPWRPGYPQAALSPAEALAGFTSGPALTRHAEARRGKIKPGMAADLVLLKATELSEQVRVQATISKGKVVYDAGRAKQPTRQELETLQISKEFP; via the coding sequence ATGCCGCCCTTTCCCCCGCTGCTTTCAGCCCTGGACATGGAAGCTAACATCGAATTCGGCCCGGATGGCTTGCCGGGCGGAGAATTCCGGGAGCCGGAGACCTATTTCCTGGTGGAATGCCCGCTCTGGGCTAGGTATCCCGTGCCCGTACCGAGAAAATTGGAGTTCCTCGCCCGGTCCATGCAAGATCTTCAGGCAATGGGCCTGACGGCGCTGCACACCATGGGCCTGGGGTTGCCGGAAGAGGATCTGGAAACGCTGATCCTGCTTTTGGAGCTGGAACAGACCGGCCAGTTGGGGATACGGGTCAGCGGGTCCATGTCCGTGATTCCGGACGAGCACATGCACGGGGATCTGGAACGGGCGGTTCAGGTTCGGGATCTCCTTGCTGATGGGCGACAGGGGCGCAAAACCTACGCGCAGGTCCATGCCGCGCTGCTGGAACTGCTTGACGCCGCGTCCGCGCCGCGCGGCGTGCATCGGACGTCGGCCCACCTGAAGGATGTGTTCGAGCATGTCGTCCATGGCCTGCATCAGCGCCTGCAACGAGCGCACTACCGCGAGCACGAAAAGCATCATGAGCGGCTGGGCAACGATCCGTCCCGGACCGGCTTCATGGCCCCGGACGGGATGATCGCATGGAATACCGTCAAGTTGTTCATGGATGGCGTGGTGGAGAAGGATACGTCGTTCCGCTTTGATACGCCCGCTTGCGCGGGAATTCCCGCCTATTCCCCCGAACGGCTGACCGCGGTGCTTGAGTATGCCGACCGCGCTGGCATGCAGGTGGCCGCGCACTGCATCGGCAACGCTTCCGTGGCGCGATTTCTCGACGCAGTGGAGGTCGTCCGGGCCAGACATGCCAACCTGGACGCCAAACGCGGCCACCGTATCCGGCACCGCATCGAGCATATCGAAACATGCCGCGCCCGAGATATTCCCCGTTTTACCCGGCTGGGCGTGGTCGCCTCCATGCAGCCGCTGCATGAGCGCGAACCCGTGCGCCTGTGGCACCAGAAAGTGCCTGAACACGAATGGGCTACCGCCTTTCCCTGGAAGCTGATCCTGGAATCCGGCGGCATGCTGACCTTTGGCAGCGACTGGCCCATCGTTTCCTGCAACGCCCTGGAAAGCATTGCCCACGCCACGACACGCCAGCCCTGGAGACCCGGTTATCCGCAAGCGGCTCTGTCCCCGGCCGAAGCCCTGGCCGGGTTCACCAGCGGGCCGGCCCTGACCCGGCACGCCGAGGCCCGGCGCGGCAAGATCAAGCCGGGGATGGCCGCGGATCTGGTGCTGCTGAAAGCCACGGAGCTGTCCGAGCAAGTCCGGGTCCAGGCCACCATTTCCAAAGGCAAGGTCGTGTATGATGCGGGCCGGGCGAAGCAGCCGACTCGTCAAGAGTTGGAAACACTACAAATCAGCAAGGAGTTTCCGTGA
- a CDS encoding pentapeptide repeat-containing protein — MNIWSRKIWAITAMAALGCLLTIGAAGAYDQDDLDKLLQTNECRKCDLSGVRLNGADLSRADLTGVDLTGAMMTGVVLWKAAMGGAKLSGATLVAADLAEANLNGANLSGAYMSKAYLDKTNFVTANLSGTDLYGAELYKTNLSGANLSGADLFRAFMHSINLSGAILSGAKWTNGKICAEGSIGECK, encoded by the coding sequence ATGAACATCTGGAGCAGAAAAATTTGGGCAATAACGGCAATGGCGGCGCTGGGTTGCCTGCTGACCATCGGGGCGGCCGGGGCGTATGATCAAGACGATCTGGACAAGCTGCTGCAGACAAATGAGTGCAGAAAATGCGACCTGTCCGGAGTCAGACTGAACGGGGCTGACTTGTCCAGGGCCGACCTGACTGGAGTCGACCTGACCGGAGCCATGATGACCGGGGTCGTTCTATGGAAAGCCGCCATGGGTGGTGCCAAATTGTCAGGAGCAACCCTGGTCGCTGCCGACCTGGCCGAGGCCAATCTGAACGGCGCCAATCTGTCCGGGGCCTATATGTCCAAGGCATATCTAGATAAGACCAATTTTGTCACCGCCAACTTGTCAGGGACCGATCTGTACGGTGCTGAGTTGTACAAGACCAACCTGTCCGGAGCCAACCTCAGCGGAGCTGACCTGTTTAGAGCCTTCATGCACTCCATCAATCTGTCCGGGGCCATTCTGTCCGGGGCCAAATGGACCAACGGCAAAATATGCGCCGAAGGGTCCATCGGCGAATGCAAGTGA
- a CDS encoding cupin domain-containing protein, whose product MRLRLTSIFVIGWFTFLGLGSVAAKDTGVMVRELARTETSWDGVLLPSYPEGQPEVRILSITIAPGTKLPVHQHPVINAGILLSGHLRVHTLDGQVLDLKAGEAIVEVVGTWHWGESVGDEPAHIVVFYAGTTDLPITQIRE is encoded by the coding sequence ATGCGACTTCGTTTGACCAGTATTTTTGTCATCGGTTGGTTTACCTTCCTTGGTCTTGGTTCTGTCGCCGCCAAAGACACGGGCGTTATGGTCCGGGAACTGGCCAGGACGGAAACGAGCTGGGATGGCGTATTGCTGCCGTCCTATCCGGAAGGACAGCCGGAGGTCCGCATTTTGAGCATCACAATTGCGCCTGGAACAAAGCTGCCCGTGCACCAGCACCCGGTCATCAACGCGGGCATCCTGCTCAGCGGCCACTTGCGGGTGCATACCCTGGACGGCCAGGTCCTGGACTTGAAAGCCGGGGAGGCCATTGTCGAGGTGGTCGGCACCTGGCACTGGGGCGAAAGCGTGGGTGACGAACCCGCGCACATCGTGGTCTTCTATGCCGGGACAACGGACCTGCCCATCACGCAGATTCGGGAATAG
- a CDS encoding uracil-xanthine permease family protein, with protein MKTVHGDAPRTPPNLLYGVNDRPSVWTLAILGVQHGALLISSLMATVFFAQALGADAAQTRSLVSVGLIAGGLASILQATRKWGLGSGYFCLHTSSFIYFQASISAAQAGGLALVCGMTVAAGVMQTLLARVVGRLRTLFPPEVAGLVVAMVGLALAPYAVKSLFGLGREDTVVELKEVLVGLGTLATIVGFTVWGKRGFKLYAILLGVVFGFGSAYALGVLPVGMRDRLSELPLVALPQIVHPGLAFDPAFILPFLIAAICSSLKLTGDVITCQKINDLDWKRVDIQSVQRGINAEGLGTAAAGLLGGTGLAASSSNIGMSYATGATSRYIGYATGIFFIALAFLPQPAYVLSHMPVPVIGAIIVYAACFMIVTGWSIVMTRMIDPRKTFVVGISLIMGMSVLVAPEIYAPLPDHFKPIFGSSIALTAVTGVLLNLLFRIGIGERAELLLSAATASGRIINDFFLDLGGKWGARPEVIRKAAAAAAELHESLAGQGLSRGEELLLEAYFDEFQVQVDMTYQGEPVILSHHRPSPEQLLKDDQAFARLSGYLISQYADTVRLETTGDTHRVRMVFEH; from the coding sequence ATGAAGACGGTCCATGGAGATGCTCCACGGACCCCGCCGAACCTGCTGTACGGGGTCAACGACCGCCCCTCGGTCTGGACCTTGGCGATTCTCGGCGTGCAGCACGGTGCGCTGCTGATCTCCAGCCTGATGGCCACCGTGTTTTTCGCCCAGGCCCTGGGCGCGGACGCGGCCCAAACCCGGTCCCTGGTCAGCGTGGGCCTGATCGCCGGAGGCTTGGCCAGCATCCTGCAGGCCACCAGAAAATGGGGGCTCGGCTCGGGTTATTTTTGCCTGCACACCAGCTCCTTCATCTATTTTCAGGCCTCCATCAGCGCGGCCCAAGCCGGTGGCCTGGCCCTGGTCTGCGGCATGACCGTCGCCGCCGGGGTCATGCAGACCCTGTTGGCCCGCGTTGTCGGCAGGCTGCGCACCCTGTTTCCCCCGGAGGTGGCCGGGCTGGTGGTGGCCATGGTCGGTCTGGCACTGGCTCCGTACGCCGTCAAGTCCCTGTTCGGCCTGGGCCGGGAGGATACGGTGGTCGAGTTGAAGGAGGTCCTGGTGGGCCTGGGCACCCTGGCGACCATTGTTGGGTTCACGGTCTGGGGTAAACGGGGCTTCAAGCTCTACGCCATCCTTTTGGGCGTGGTCTTCGGCTTTGGCTCGGCCTATGCCCTGGGGGTACTGCCCGTCGGGATGCGCGACCGGCTGAGCGAGCTGCCCCTGGTGGCCCTGCCTCAGATCGTGCATCCGGGGCTGGCTTTTGATCCCGCGTTCATCCTGCCCTTTCTCATCGCCGCCATCTGCTCATCCCTGAAGCTGACCGGAGACGTGATCACCTGCCAAAAAATCAACGACCTGGACTGGAAGCGGGTGGACATCCAGTCCGTGCAACGCGGAATCAATGCGGAGGGGCTGGGAACAGCCGCGGCCGGACTGTTGGGCGGCACCGGGCTGGCCGCATCCTCCTCCAACATCGGGATGTCGTACGCCACCGGGGCCACCAGCCGCTACATCGGCTACGCCACGGGCATCTTTTTCATCGCCTTGGCCTTCTTGCCCCAGCCTGCCTATGTTTTGAGCCACATGCCCGTTCCGGTGATCGGCGCGATCATCGTCTACGCAGCCTGCTTCATGATCGTCACCGGGTGGTCCATCGTCATGACCCGAATGATCGATCCCAGGAAGACCTTTGTGGTCGGCATTTCCCTGATCATGGGCATGAGCGTACTTGTCGCCCCGGAGATCTACGCCCCTTTGCCCGATCACTTCAAACCCATCTTCGGCTCGTCCATCGCCCTGACCGCGGTGACCGGGGTGCTCTTGAACCTGCTGTTCCGCATCGGCATCGGCGAGCGGGCCGAGTTGCTCCTGAGCGCAGCCACGGCCTCGGGGCGAATAATCAACGACTTTTTTCTGGACCTGGGCGGCAAGTGGGGAGCCCGGCCCGAGGTGATCCGCAAAGCCGCGGCCGCGGCCGCGGAGCTGCACGAGTCCCTGGCTGGACAAGGACTGTCCCGGGGCGAAGAACTGCTCTTGGAGGCGTACTTTGACGAGTTTCAGGTCCAAGTTGACATGACGTATCAGGGAGAGCCGGTCATCCTGAGCCACCACCGGCCCAGCCCCGAGCAACTTCTCAAGGACGACCAAGCCTTTGCCAGGCTCTCCGGCTATCTGATCAGTCAGTACGCGGACACGGTACGCCTGGAAACCACCGGGGACACGCATCGGGTGCGGATGGTTTTCGAACACTGA
- a CDS encoding glycerol dehydrogenase codes for MFKKALFPGKYIQGQGALVELPAVMEGLGRRGLILASPTSRANILPARGLDASSNSNIIETFGGECSERELTRVSEIIQQVNVDVVAAVGGGKTIDTAKIAADRAGVPVVVAPTIASTDAPCSGCAVIYSDDNVFESVCYQKMNPAAVIVDETVIVQAPVRFLVSGMGDALATWFEADSCRRTQSANACGGLSTTVGLHVARLCYDILLEYGLAAKIACENQAVTPAFSRIVEANTLLSGIGFESGGLAAAHSIHNGLTALEETHAFFHGEKVAFGVLAGLQLSDAPPAVMDTVYGFCEAVGLPTTLADLDLANVDRARLTLVAQKACAPEECIHHEAGEITPENVLHALLAADALGRARKTSSR; via the coding sequence ATGTTCAAGAAAGCTTTGTTTCCAGGCAAGTACATCCAGGGCCAAGGCGCTCTGGTTGAGCTGCCCGCGGTGATGGAGGGCCTGGGGCGGCGGGGGCTGATCCTGGCTTCGCCCACGTCCCGGGCCAATATCCTTCCGGCCCGCGGCCTTGATGCGTCATCCAACTCCAACATCATCGAAACCTTTGGCGGCGAATGCAGCGAGAGGGAGCTGACCCGCGTCTCGGAGATCATCCAACAGGTGAACGTGGACGTGGTGGCCGCCGTGGGTGGAGGCAAGACCATCGACACGGCCAAGATCGCGGCGGACCGGGCCGGGGTTCCGGTGGTGGTCGCCCCGACCATCGCCTCCACGGACGCGCCGTGCAGCGGATGCGCGGTGATCTACTCCGACGACAATGTGTTCGAGTCCGTCTGTTACCAGAAGATGAACCCGGCCGCGGTGATCGTGGACGAGACCGTCATTGTCCAGGCCCCGGTCCGCTTCCTGGTGTCCGGGATGGGCGACGCCCTGGCCACCTGGTTCGAGGCCGACTCCTGCCGCCGCACCCAGTCCGCCAACGCCTGCGGCGGGCTGAGCACCACCGTGGGGCTGCATGTCGCCAGGCTGTGCTACGACATCCTCTTGGAATACGGTCTGGCCGCGAAAATCGCCTGCGAGAACCAGGCCGTCACCCCGGCCTTTTCGCGCATCGTGGAAGCCAACACCCTGCTCAGCGGCATCGGCTTTGAAAGCGGCGGTCTGGCCGCGGCCCACTCCATCCACAACGGCCTGACCGCGCTGGAAGAAACCCACGCATTCTTTCACGGCGAAAAGGTCGCCTTCGGCGTCCTGGCCGGGCTGCAGCTCAGCGACGCGCCACCCGCCGTCATGGACACGGTCTACGGCTTCTGCGAAGCCGTCGGCCTGCCCACCACCCTGGCCGACCTCGACCTCGCGAACGTCGATCGGGCCAGGTTGACGCTGGTGGCGCAAAAGGCCTGCGCGCCCGAGGAATGCATCCACCATGAAGCCGGGGAAATCACCCCCGAAAACGTCCTCCACGCCCTCCTCGCCGCGGACGCCCTGGGCCGGGCCAGGAAGACGTCATCGCGGTAA
- a CDS encoding DUF1566 domain-containing protein — translation MKKLLAVATMAVMLCLTGLLISDEAHAQRFVDNGDGTVTDTQTNLMWTKDANLFGKLFWDDAMSRCGSFNISGKSGWRLPSRDELKTQYNAIQGSQPFTGIQQADTGPSSSYFWSGTATGADYAWGVSMSDGGVNDAKKEHPLSVWCASPAH, via the coding sequence ATGAAGAAGCTTCTCGCGGTTGCAACCATGGCTGTCATGCTCTGCCTGACTGGACTGCTCATCTCCGATGAGGCCCATGCCCAGAGGTTTGTGGACAACGGGGACGGTACGGTTACGGATACGCAGACCAACCTGATGTGGACCAAGGATGCAAATCTGTTCGGAAAATTGTTCTGGGATGATGCCATGTCCAGATGCGGTTCTTTCAACATCTCCGGCAAATCCGGCTGGAGATTGCCGAGCAGGGACGAGCTCAAAACCCAATACAACGCCATTCAGGGCAGCCAGCCTTTCACCGGGATCCAACAAGCCGACACCGGGCCTTCCTCTTCCTATTTCTGGTCCGGCACGGCGACTGGCGCAGACTACGCATGGGGTGTAAGCATGAGCGACGGCGGGGTCAACGACGCTAAAAAGGAACATCCCCTTAGCGTGTGGTGCGCCAGCCCAGCGCATTAA